The following are encoded together in the Petrotoga olearia DSM 13574 genome:
- the lepB gene encoding signal peptidase I produces the protein MKEATKKKIKDETLDWIYAIIYALIFGTIIRLYVFETMMVPTPSMVPTIQVYDRLFVEKVTYEFAEPNRGSIVVFWTPFVDIRAQQQLRAFDRFMDFFAPAKFEGHVKYVKRLVGKPGDTLRLVPVGETFWEDIKNDEIQNIPNWLNSIINYYESIDYIPPEIKNKVSRLEINGEILPEFENIYYLRDAIFEDPKFFDYIAYPEKYSYQIATSDLFFMYIDNFTGRLIPAKPTIEWYKQMRDTLLFTDFYESELSKLDLPTLIYKDEEGLVNVKIPEGYYFFMGDNTLESQDSRFFGFVPIENVIGTTFLRIYPFDRFGKI, from the coding sequence TTGAAAGAGGCTACTAAGAAGAAAATTAAAGATGAGACCTTGGATTGGATTTATGCTATAATATATGCACTGATATTCGGAACCATTATCAGATTGTACGTGTTTGAGACAATGATGGTTCCCACCCCTTCCATGGTTCCAACTATCCAGGTATACGACAGGTTATTTGTAGAAAAAGTTACGTATGAATTTGCTGAACCAAATAGAGGCTCGATAGTTGTTTTTTGGACACCATTCGTGGACATTAGGGCGCAACAGCAGTTACGTGCCTTTGATAGGTTTATGGATTTTTTTGCTCCAGCAAAATTTGAAGGCCATGTAAAATATGTGAAGAGATTAGTTGGTAAACCAGGCGATACCTTGAGATTGGTACCGGTTGGAGAAACCTTCTGGGAAGACATTAAAAATGATGAAATCCAAAATATTCCCAATTGGCTGAATTCTATCATTAATTATTACGAAAGTATAGATTACATCCCACCCGAGATAAAAAATAAGGTTTCAAGATTAGAAATAAATGGTGAAATACTTCCTGAATTTGAAAATATTTACTATTTAAGAGATGCAATATTTGAAGATCCTAAATTTTTTGATTATATAGCTTATCCGGAGAAATACAGTTACCAAATTGCCACGTCCGATTTATTTTTCATGTATATTGATAACTTTACAGGTAGGTTGATACCAGCCAAACCAACTATTGAATGGTACAAACAAATGAGAGACACACTTTTGTTTACTGACTTTTATGAAAGCGAGCTTTCAAAATTGGATTTACCTACTTTAATATATAAAGATGAAGAAGGTCTTGTTAATGTGAAAATTCCAGAAGGATACTATTTCTTCATGGGTGATAATACATTGGAAAGTCAAGATAGCCGTTTTTTTGGATTTGTTCCTATTGAAAACGTTATTGGAACAACTTTTTTAAGAATTTATCCATTTGACAGGTTTGGAAAGATATAG
- the flgA gene encoding flagellar basal body P-ring formation chaperone FlgA translates to MIRLIKIIFFSVMLLVSSIVFSKMVFTIPPIIVSEDRIFSLKDIFPETKSDRTISYIVNDKIIYSEKELSKILYGLMSSYYSDFDLVFEESTVTVVYKNENQHIDVHYIELENFLQQKIKEYDNSLTVNSIDLKVLPEKVLSAEVIRIFQSYDKLYVNLNIKDDKNNQKTLTVIANVSKYEKVLVYSKDLTRGTILNEELTEPATKNVLSINNKPVDLELIRSGSYELTKDVKKGEIVDSIYLRRIPDVKAGDIVTVLVEFEGITVSTLARAMANANFGDTLSVRNVESGNIITGKLKEGPILMVSLGGSQK, encoded by the coding sequence TTGATACGATTAATTAAAATTATATTTTTTTCTGTGATGTTGTTGGTATCATCAATTGTTTTCTCAAAAATGGTTTTTACTATTCCCCCTATTATAGTCAGTGAAGATAGAATTTTTTCTCTTAAAGATATCTTTCCTGAGACGAAGTCAGATAGGACTATTTCTTATATAGTTAACGATAAGATAATTTATTCTGAAAAAGAGCTTTCTAAAATTTTGTACGGTTTAATGAGTAGTTATTACAGTGATTTTGATCTTGTTTTTGAAGAAAGTACGGTTACGGTTGTATACAAAAACGAAAATCAACACATAGATGTTCATTACATTGAGTTAGAAAATTTCTTACAACAAAAGATAAAAGAGTACGACAATTCTTTGACTGTGAATAGTATTGATTTAAAGGTTCTCCCTGAAAAGGTTTTATCGGCGGAAGTAATAAGGATCTTTCAAAGCTACGATAAGTTGTATGTAAATTTGAATATAAAAGATGATAAAAACAATCAAAAGACACTTACAGTTATTGCTAATGTATCGAAATATGAAAAAGTACTTGTATATTCCAAAGATTTAACTAGGGGAACCATTTTGAATGAAGAGTTAACAGAACCAGCCACTAAAAACGTTTTATCTATCAACAATAAACCTGTAGATTTAGAATTGATAAGATCCGGAAGTTATGAATTAACGAAAGATGTAAAAAAAGGTGAAATAGTAGATTCAATTTATTTAAGACGTATACCTGATGTGAAAGCAGGGGACATTGTAACGGTTTTGGTAGAATTTGAGGGCATAACGGTTTCTACTTTGGCAAGGGCTATGGCAAATGCTAATTTTGGAGATACTTTGAGCGTTAGAAATGTTGAAAGTGGAAATATTATAACTGGTAAATTGAAGGAAGGCCCTATACTTATGGTTAGTTTAGGAGGTTCGCAAAAATGA
- a CDS encoding flagellar hook-basal body protein has product MRGIYNATAGMLNSFAELNSISNNLANLNTVGYKKDYNLFKSVYEKEIRSYQNVQGKGEPIGNIYSSVVLDDVIPNLEQGSLIETNGKLDFAIEGEGFFKIDRNGNFFYTRNGEFSISPESYLVTKSGDYVLDEENNPIFVNTENFFVDEEGNISGTNVRLNVLNIENLDKYGENYFMGEEIGQAGNFRLRQGYLEGSNVDALNEMIKMIEANRKFDILQKAVSTGDSLNAKLIEITSNF; this is encoded by the coding sequence ATGAGAGGAATATACAATGCAACAGCTGGTATGCTCAACTCTTTTGCTGAACTGAATTCTATTTCTAACAATTTAGCTAATCTTAACACTGTTGGTTACAAAAAGGATTATAACCTATTTAAAAGTGTATACGAAAAAGAAATTAGATCATATCAAAACGTACAAGGAAAAGGGGAACCAATAGGGAACATTTATAGTTCAGTTGTTCTAGATGATGTAATTCCAAATCTCGAACAAGGATCTTTAATTGAAACAAATGGAAAGTTGGACTTTGCAATAGAAGGGGAAGGATTTTTTAAAATAGACAGAAACGGTAACTTTTTTTACACACGAAACGGTGAATTTTCTATTAGCCCTGAAAGTTACCTTGTCACCAAAAGCGGTGATTACGTGTTAGATGAAGAAAATAACCCTATATTTGTAAATACAGAAAATTTTTTTGTGGACGAAGAAGGTAATATATCAGGAACAAACGTAAGATTAAACGTCCTAAATATAGAGAACTTGGATAAATATGGTGAAAATTATTTCATGGGTGAAGAGATAGGGCAAGCAGGTAACTTTCGTTTGAGACAAGGTTATCTTGAAGGTTCAAACGTTGATGCTCTAAATGAAATGATTAAGATGATCGAAGCAAATAGAAAGTTTGACATACTACAAAAAGCAGTATCGACAGGGGATTCACTCAATGCAAAGCTTATTGAAATAACTTCAAACTTTTAA
- a CDS encoding flagellar basal body P-ring protein FlgI, with the protein MRKNLFVTFLLILIISGYAFAGVRVKDISNFRGARDNQLFGIGLVTGLDGTGDSGDVPSEMINNMLTNFNINLTSYVETENTALVMVFADIPSFYKEGMRLDVTVAAIGDSDSIENGVLMQTPLYGADNRVYAVAQGNVLTGGANVRSSSNLQQRYKAVGYIPEGAIIEREIPARIVDEDTVTINLKQPDFTTSARVANAINSTFSLKIAKALDPSSIKVEVPKYFEDDIISFLALIEEIEITPDVKAKIVINEKTGTIVLGGDVGIADFTVSYGNFSVSVENGKISGKPATVANLITALKTAGATPQDIIAIIQSAKAYIYADLVVM; encoded by the coding sequence ATGAGAAAAAATTTATTTGTCACCTTTTTATTAATTTTAATTATAAGTGGTTATGCCTTTGCTGGAGTTAGAGTAAAAGATATCTCGAATTTCAGAGGTGCAAGGGACAATCAATTATTTGGAATCGGTTTAGTTACAGGTTTAGATGGTACAGGAGATTCGGGGGATGTACCCTCTGAGATGATAAATAATATGCTGACCAACTTTAACATCAATCTTACCTCTTATGTTGAAACAGAAAATACCGCCCTTGTTATGGTTTTCGCTGATATACCATCTTTTTACAAGGAAGGTATGAGGTTAGACGTTACTGTAGCTGCTATAGGTGATTCTGATTCAATTGAAAATGGAGTCTTAATGCAAACGCCTCTTTATGGTGCTGATAATAGAGTTTATGCTGTTGCACAAGGTAATGTTTTAACTGGTGGAGCCAATGTCCGTTCATCATCTAACCTACAACAAAGATATAAAGCAGTCGGTTATATCCCTGAAGGGGCTATTATAGAGAGAGAAATTCCTGCTCGGATTGTAGATGAAGACACTGTGACTATCAACTTGAAACAACCAGATTTTACAACATCGGCGAGGGTTGCTAACGCAATAAATTCAACTTTTTCATTAAAAATCGCCAAAGCCCTTGATCCATCTTCAATTAAGGTAGAAGTTCCAAAATATTTTGAAGATGATATAATATCTTTTTTAGCTTTAATTGAAGAGATAGAGATTACTCCCGATGTAAAAGCCAAGATAGTGATCAATGAAAAAACTGGAACGATAGTTCTTGGAGGAGATGTCGGAATAGCTGATTTCACTGTTAGTTATGGTAACTTCAGTGTAAGTGTTGAAAACGGGAAAATAAGTGGGAAACCAGCAACGGTTGCGAATTTGATTACAGCTTTAAAAACGGCAGGAGCAACTCCTCAAGATATAATTGCAATTATTCAAAGCGCTAAAGCTTACATATATGCTGACTTGGTGGTGATGTAA
- a CDS encoding lipoate--protein ligase family protein: MIKIIVDKPYEGWMNMALDISIAKLSAIRKISTLRIYQWKDPTLSLGKHQKTDNLNWEFINSNNISVVRRPSGGRAVLHNNEITYSFSTFINNENLPNNLLASYLKISQALVRSLHELGIEADLESSKKEGVTKDLCYDAPSFYEVKVNGKKLIGSAQYRTANFILQHGSIPIKHDYETYINSFKYSHTDWIKQHLISSTIDLETIFKKPISKMEIVKAFEIGFKSVFKEEISEGVLEQEEIILAQKMKNDFTVLEEMN; encoded by the coding sequence ATGATCAAAATTATTGTTGATAAGCCTTATGAAGGCTGGATGAATATGGCATTAGACATATCAATAGCCAAACTCAGTGCAATAAGAAAAATTTCCACATTAAGGATATACCAATGGAAAGACCCCACCTTATCCCTTGGCAAACATCAAAAAACAGACAACCTAAACTGGGAGTTTATAAATAGTAACAATATCTCTGTTGTAAGAAGGCCCTCAGGTGGGAGAGCGGTTTTACACAATAATGAAATAACCTATTCTTTTTCAACCTTTATTAACAACGAAAACTTACCAAATAATCTACTTGCAAGCTACTTGAAAATCTCTCAAGCGCTGGTAAGATCACTACACGAATTAGGAATTGAAGCGGATCTTGAAAGTTCAAAAAAAGAAGGTGTAACTAAGGATCTTTGCTATGATGCACCCTCATTTTATGAAGTGAAAGTTAATGGAAAGAAACTAATTGGAAGCGCACAATACAGAACGGCAAATTTCATTCTTCAACATGGTTCAATTCCAATTAAGCATGACTATGAAACCTACATTAACTCTTTTAAATACTCTCATACTGATTGGATAAAACAGCATTTAATTAGTTCAACCATCGATTTAGAAACAATTTTTAAAAAACCTATTTCAAAGATGGAGATTGTCAAAGCTTTTGAAATAGGTTTTAAGTCGGTTTTCAAAGAAGAAATATCAGAAGGTGTTTTAGAACAAGAGGAAATAATTCTTGCACAAAAAATGAAAAATGATTTTACCGTTCTGGAGGAAATGAACTAA
- a CDS encoding RuvX/YqgF family protein: MGTFKNLKVYGIDYGTSKCGIAFLKQDVNIPLPKATVPSEKLLEYLISLDLSHDDLIVFGLPISMSGRYSKQSFLSIDEAIRVKERIGCKIYFVDERLTTSTLYSEFKGQVSYKKVKETKDQNSSVLILSNFIQSPGNAIALAEKEIYNLKKNFSNYKDVLIWDIPISNEVKNFSIFAKDPWVFWFYYKEGFRSTTLISDLKDYYDLIITTKENEDKIQVNINYSELMCL; this comes from the coding sequence ATGGGAACTTTTAAGAACTTAAAAGTATATGGAATAGATTACGGAACGAGTAAGTGTGGTATAGCTTTTTTAAAACAAGATGTAAATATTCCGTTACCAAAGGCAACGGTACCGTCAGAAAAACTCTTAGAATATCTGATTTCGTTGGATTTAAGCCATGACGATTTAATCGTTTTTGGATTACCAATTTCCATGTCAGGGAGATATTCAAAACAGAGTTTTTTGAGTATAGATGAAGCTATAAGGGTAAAAGAAAGAATAGGATGCAAAATTTACTTTGTGGATGAAAGATTAACTACTTCCACTTTATACAGTGAGTTTAAAGGACAAGTTAGTTACAAAAAGGTAAAAGAGACCAAAGACCAAAATAGTAGTGTACTCATTCTTTCCAATTTTATTCAAAGCCCAGGAAACGCCATTGCCTTGGCAGAAAAAGAAATATATAATCTAAAAAAAAACTTTTCAAATTACAAAGATGTCTTGATCTGGGATATTCCGATTAGTAATGAGGTTAAAAATTTTTCTATTTTTGCAAAAGATCCTTGGGTATTTTGGTTTTACTACAAAGAAGGATTTAGAAGTACCACTTTGATATCTGACCTAAAAGATTATTATGATTTAATTATAACAACTAAAGAAAATGAAGATAAAATTCAAGTGAATATTAATTATAGTGAATTGATGTGCCTGTAG
- a CDS encoding rod shape-determining protein, protein MAKSDLGIDLGTATFVVYQRGQGIILEEPSVVAIDKSKKKMLAIGKEAKDMVGKTPSQIQIVRPVQDGVITDPGIIEEVLRYFVKSAKSKGLNMYKPRLIIGIPALTTDVERRAVKEAGSRIGASKVFLISEPLAAAIGSGIDITEPNGHMVIDIGGGTTDLAILSLGGCVISETLKVAGEAMDQEIIKYTKRRYKFLIGETTAERLKIDIGKAYSQEENLEMEVKGQNIKTGLPSNLKLTSDDIFYAIKPILNEIINKIKNILEKTPPELAADIMQNGLIVVGGAARLRGLDKLISEQTGVKTYIPEDPHLTCAKGTGILLEDIELLNKVQVN, encoded by the coding sequence ATGGCTAAATCTGATTTAGGAATAGATTTAGGGACTGCAACATTTGTTGTATACCAACGTGGTCAAGGTATAATCCTTGAAGAACCTTCCGTGGTAGCTATAGATAAAAGTAAAAAAAAGATGTTGGCAATAGGAAAAGAAGCAAAAGATATGGTTGGGAAAACTCCTAGTCAAATACAAATTGTTCGGCCCGTACAGGATGGGGTTATTACGGATCCCGGCATCATAGAAGAAGTATTGAGATATTTTGTTAAAAGTGCTAAATCCAAAGGTTTAAATATGTACAAACCGCGATTAATCATAGGGATACCGGCTTTAACTACCGACGTTGAAAGAAGGGCGGTTAAAGAGGCAGGGAGTAGAATTGGTGCTTCTAAAGTATTTCTTATAAGCGAACCCTTGGCTGCAGCTATAGGTAGTGGAATAGATATCACAGAACCTAACGGTCATATGGTAATCGATATAGGAGGAGGTACAACCGACTTAGCGATTTTGAGTTTAGGAGGTTGCGTTATAAGTGAAACGTTAAAAGTTGCAGGCGAAGCGATGGATCAAGAAATAATTAAATATACTAAAAGACGATATAAATTTTTGATCGGTGAAACTACCGCTGAAAGGTTGAAAATCGACATAGGCAAGGCTTATTCTCAAGAAGAAAATCTTGAAATGGAGGTTAAAGGACAGAATATCAAAACAGGGCTTCCTTCGAATTTAAAACTAACTTCGGATGATATTTTCTATGCGATCAAACCAATATTGAACGAAATAATAAATAAAATAAAAAATATTTTAGAAAAAACCCCTCCAGAATTAGCCGCGGATATAATGCAAAATGGACTTATAGTTGTTGGAGGGGCTGCAAGATTAAGGGGATTGGATAAATTAATATCGGAACAAACTGGTGTAAAAACGTACATTCCAGAAGATCCACACCTTACTTGTGCAAAAGGTACAGGAATTTTGTTGGAAGACATAGAATTATTAAACAAAGTACAAGTAAATTAG
- the rsmG gene encoding 16S rRNA (guanine(527)-N(7))-methyltransferase RsmG: protein MKASDEKAKKINKYINMLVNYPVNLTAYQNKKDAYENLILDSIIPIESENSFLISKKIVDIGTGGGIPGLAWAIYFPEKEFYLVDSVSKKIQALKIFIRELKLTNVYLFCERAEDFAKTHREFFDFATCKALARSDIALEYLAPLVKVNSFISLFKGPSYFKNEMEYTRNVLKKLNIAEFKEIEYEIGEDKKKRYMILFKKIGTTPQKYPRQVGIPKKFPLGETK from the coding sequence ATGAAAGCTTCAGATGAAAAGGCTAAAAAAATTAATAAATATATCAATATGTTAGTTAACTACCCGGTTAATTTGACCGCATATCAAAACAAAAAAGATGCCTATGAAAACCTTATTTTAGACAGTATAATTCCTATTGAATCAGAGAACAGCTTTTTAATCTCAAAAAAGATCGTAGACATAGGAACCGGAGGAGGTATACCTGGCCTAGCTTGGGCTATATACTTCCCGGAAAAAGAATTTTACCTAGTAGATAGCGTATCAAAAAAGATTCAAGCTTTGAAAATTTTTATAAGAGAGTTAAAATTAACTAACGTTTATTTGTTCTGTGAAAGAGCGGAAGATTTTGCTAAAACCCATAGAGAATTTTTTGACTTTGCCACATGCAAAGCGTTAGCCAGAAGTGATATCGCATTAGAATATTTGGCCCCCCTAGTGAAAGTAAATAGCTTTATATCCCTATTCAAAGGCCCATCTTATTTCAAAAATGAGATGGAATATACACGAAACGTGCTGAAAAAGCTAAATATTGCAGAGTTCAAAGAAATTGAATACGAAATTGGAGAAGATAAGAAGAAAAGGTATATGATACTTTTTAAAAAAATTGGAACTACACCTCAAAAATATCCAAGGCAAGTAGGTATTCCAAAAAAATTCCCTTTAGGAGAAACCAAATGA
- a CDS encoding flagellar basal body L-ring protein FlgH — protein sequence MTDIKFSKVFIIFLIFLVSTSLGFSESLWNKSDEQGNSIYNYNQDFGVGDVVTIVVSENPSLTLSENMPDYKKASVGTINSVVNNIGGVDLSNFLPIGAGDPTQVSVQNNQKSSSSSAEVQLFVSGIIQEKDQNGLLKIRGEKEIKVGNNRNTMIVEGYVSPKNIAKDGTIFSSSLANAKIWYDGDIVFQQDPNEPSWLTSILSGIANIFF from the coding sequence ATGACTGATATAAAGTTTTCAAAAGTTTTTATTATTTTCTTAATTTTTCTAGTTTCAACTAGCCTTGGTTTCTCTGAATCATTATGGAATAAAAGCGATGAACAAGGTAACTCTATTTACAACTATAACCAGGATTTTGGAGTAGGAGATGTTGTAACGATTGTAGTTTCCGAAAATCCTTCCCTCACTTTATCTGAAAATATGCCTGATTACAAAAAAGCGTCTGTTGGTACGATTAACTCAGTAGTAAATAATATAGGAGGGGTAGATTTATCTAATTTTTTACCTATTGGGGCTGGAGATCCAACGCAGGTTAGTGTACAAAACAATCAAAAAAGTTCTTCTTCTTCTGCAGAGGTTCAATTATTTGTATCTGGTATAATTCAAGAAAAAGATCAAAATGGACTTTTAAAAATTAGAGGAGAAAAGGAAATTAAAGTGGGGAATAACAGGAATACTATGATTGTTGAAGGTTATGTTTCTCCCAAAAACATAGCAAAAGACGGAACTATTTTTTCTTCTAGTTTAGCTAATGCAAAGATTTGGTACGATGGAGATATAGTTTTCCAACAGGATCCTAACGAACCGTCATGGTTAACTTCTATACTTTCAGGAATAGCAAATATATTTTTTTAG
- a CDS encoding putative Se/S carrier-like protein, which produces MYKLSKDLRTTLDLDLVLLNENYQILEIKEMLAKNGVFCKIFPSPKSVLQACAPVICFSSKDKEKVIYILDENGVKYDLVKLEKDIIWELLRT; this is translated from the coding sequence GTGTATAAATTGAGTAAAGATTTAAGAACGACGTTAGATCTTGATTTAGTTTTACTAAATGAAAATTATCAAATATTAGAAATAAAAGAGATGTTAGCAAAGAACGGCGTTTTTTGTAAGATTTTTCCTTCGCCAAAGTCCGTGTTGCAAGCTTGTGCACCGGTTATTTGTTTTTCCTCTAAAGATAAAGAAAAAGTCATTTATATATTAGATGAAAATGGAGTTAAATATGATTTGGTTAAATTGGAGAAAGATATCATATGGGAACTTTTAAGAACTTAA
- the flgG gene encoding flagellar basal-body rod protein FlgG — MLVSLYNAATGMNAEQRKLDIISNNLANVDTTGYKKQRAEFQDLLYSTVKEAGTPTAQGSILPTGLYVGHGTRLAATTRIFTLGNIEPTDNSTDIAIMGDGFFQVQMQDGSIAYTRDGSFKLDANGRLTTSDGLMVIPNIVIPQNAVGINVSPDGIVSVSLGDGTIQNVGNITTVRFLNPGGLKPLGNNLYSETPASGNPTEGIPGQDGFGALQQGYLEKSNVDVVKEMVDMIIAQRAYDINSKTITTADEMLRTVSNVKR, encoded by the coding sequence ATGTTAGTTTCGTTATATAATGCAGCAACTGGAATGAATGCCGAACAAAGAAAGTTAGATATCATTTCAAACAATCTAGCAAATGTGGATACAACGGGATATAAAAAGCAAAGAGCTGAATTTCAAGATTTGCTATATTCGACTGTAAAAGAAGCCGGTACCCCAACCGCTCAAGGATCAATTTTACCAACAGGTCTTTATGTTGGTCATGGCACACGGTTGGCTGCAACAACACGGATCTTCACGTTGGGAAACATAGAGCCAACAGACAATTCTACTGATATAGCAATCATGGGAGATGGATTTTTTCAAGTTCAGATGCAGGATGGAAGTATAGCCTATACTAGAGATGGTTCTTTTAAATTGGATGCCAACGGTAGACTTACTACCAGTGATGGATTGATGGTTATTCCTAATATAGTGATCCCTCAAAATGCTGTGGGAATAAACGTTTCTCCGGATGGAATAGTGAGTGTTTCTTTGGGAGATGGAACGATTCAAAATGTAGGAAATATCACTACTGTGAGATTTTTAAATCCTGGAGGGTTAAAACCCTTAGGAAATAACTTATATTCTGAAACGCCAGCTTCCGGTAATCCGACGGAAGGGATACCTGGTCAGGATGGATTTGGAGCTTTACAGCAAGGTTATTTAGAAAAATCCAACGTCGATGTTGTTAAAGAGATGGTGGACATGATTATTGCACAAAGAGCTTACGACATTAATTCTAAAACTATCACAACGGCTGATGAAATGTTGAGAACCGTTTCAAATGTTAAGAGATAA